The stretch of DNA GCACAGGGCGCATGTGTGATGCGTACCAAGGAGGATCGTCTATCATGGCATCGGCGCAAGAACTCGTCCAATCCTGCTCAAACGTCTTCACCCTCCCTGAAATTTACTATCGCGTGCGCGATGTTGTGGATAACCCGGACTCGACCATGGATGATTTGGCGAAGGTGCTCAAGATGGATCCGGCCATTTCAGCCCGTGTGCTGAAGATTGTGAACAGCCCCCTGTATGGGGTGCCCAAGCAGGTGGATACGGTGACCCGTGCGGTGAATTTGCTCGGGATGCAGGCGATCCGCGATCTGGTGACGGCGACCACCATCGGCCGCAGTTTCAGTGGCATGACGGTGCAGATCATGGATCTGTCCGCCTATTGGCGCAAGAGTGTCCTCTGTGCCTTGATGGCCGGCAAGATTGCCAAGGCCTGCGGCATCGATGACAGTGAGCGGTTCTTTATCGAGGGGTTGCTGCGAGACATCGGGCATCTGGTGTTGTATCAGACCATTCCGGAGCGCGCTCAATCGGCGCTCATCGAGGCCGACAATCTGGGCAGCCCGCTTGCCGAGGTCGAGCAATCCAACTTCGGCTGTGATTTTACGGAAGTGGGCGCGGAACTGATTCATTCCTGGGGGATGCCGCCTCAAATCGAGCAGGCCATCCGCCATCAGCTGTGTCCTGGCGAGGCGGGCGAGTATGCGCTGCATGCCTCGATCGTGCATTTGGCCGGCGTGGTTGCCGACCACCATGAATTACATCCCTCCGTGGCTCCGAAGGAGCTGTCGTTTCATGCGGCCGCATTGCAGTCGACCCGATTCAACGTCAGCGAGCGGCCGGTCTTATTAAACGAGGCGCAGGACCAATTGCAGGAAACGGTGGCCCTGTTTACCCCTCTGACAAGGGCCGCCTAGCAGACTGTTGAGATCATCCGCCGTCGTCGTGCTCACCTGTGCGCTCCTTCTTCTTCAGGTCTCGGCCCTGGCTGGACCGACTGTGTGAACGGCTTCCGACGGATTCTGTAGAGGCTTCGAGCTGTGCTGGTACCCACCTGTCTGCCCTACTGGGTGGTTTGGGAATATCCCCTGTAGCGCAAGACCGCCATCGGATGCTGTGGTCCGGACAAGGCGCGCGAATCGGCTGGTCAGGCGAACTCAGAAATGCTTTTCGTGCAGGCGAAGCAGGGCGAGTGAGCGGCCCTCCAGATCGTAGAGCAGTCCTCCCTTTAACAGCGTGACGGTTTTTTCGTGACCCGGTGCGATGGCCGTGTCGAGCACCGGTTGCCACCGCACCCCGGGCTTGTGCGCGGGCAGCGTAAACGGCCGTGGTTCATGGTGTGCATTGAGCAATATCAGGAAGGTGTCGTCTACGACGGTTTTTCCTTTCGCGTCTTTTTCCGCGATGGCGTGACCGGCCAGGCGGACACCGAGACAGCGCACATATCCCTGGGCCCAGTCCTCATCCGTCATCTCCTTCCCATCCGGGCGAAGCCAGGAAATATCCTTCACCTCCGCGCCACGGATGCGGCGGCCTTGAAAAAAACGGCGGCGCCGAAACACGGGATGCTGCTGCCGCAGTTGGATCAGGCCTTTGGTGAAGGCCGCGAGTGTTTGTTGATGTTTGGTTAACTTCCACTCGACCCAGCTGAGCTCATTGTCCTGGCAATAGGCGTTGTTGTTGCCGTGCTGAGTCCGTCCCAGTTCATCGCCGCCGCAGAGCATCGGCACGCCTTGTGATAAGAGCAAGGTGGCCAGCATGTTGCGTTGCTGCTGTTCTCGCAGCGCGATGAGCGACGGTTTTGTCGTCGGTCCTTCCACCCCGCAGTTCCAGCTCAAATTGTCGTCGGTGCCGTCGTGGTTGTCCTCGCCGTTGGCCTCGTTATGCTTGTCGTTGTAGGAAACGAGATCGTGCAGAGTGAAGCCGTCGTGCGCGGTCACAAAATTGATGCTTGCGTGGGGCCGCCGGCCGTCGCCCTCGTAGAGATCGTTACTGCCGGAGAGACGATAGGCGAGTTCCGCCACCTGGCCTCCGTCGCCTTTCCAATAGCGTCGGATCGTGTCACGATATCGGCCGTTCCATTCGGCCCAGCCTGCAGGGAAGTTGCCGACTTGATAACCGCCTTCACCCAGATCCCACGGCTCGGCGATCAATTTTACCTGCGAGAGCACCGGATCTTGGTGGATGATGTCGAAGAATGCGCTGAGCCGGTCGACGTCGTGTAACTCCCTGGCCAACGTGGAGGCCAGGTCGAATCGAAAACCGTCCACGTGCATCTCCAGCACCCAGTACCGCAGGCTGTCCATAATCAGTTGCAGCACCCGCGGATGACGCACATTCAGCGTGTTGCCGCAGCCGGTGTAGTCCAGATAATAACGCGGCTGGTCCGGCATGGGCCGATAGTAGGAGGCGTTGTCGATGCCGCGAAAGGACAAGGTCGGTCCCAAGTGACTGCCTTCGCCGGTATGGTTGTAGACTACGTCGAGAATGACTTCGATGCCAGCGCTGTGGAACGCCTTCACCATCGTTTTGAACTCCCACACGTGCTGGGCCCGGTCCGAGGTGGTGGCATACTGACTATCCGGCGCAAAAAATCCGATGGAGTTATAGCCCCAGTAGTTGGTGAGGCCACGATCGATCAGATGTTTGTCGCGGACGAAATGATGGACCGGCAGTAATTCAATGGCCGTGACACCTAGATTTTGCAGATGTTCGATCACGACCGGCGTGGCAAGTCCGGCATAGGTGCCGCGCAAGTTCGCAGGCACCTCCGGGTGTTTGGCGGTAAAGCCCTTCACGTGCAGTTCGTAGATCACGGTCCGATCCCAGGACGTCCGCAGCAATTGATCGCCGCCCCATGTGAAGGCCTGGTCGATGACCACGCATTTCGGCATATGTCGGGCGCTGTCGTCGTGGTTGCGTGAGAGATCCGCTTCAGAGGCGCCTAGTTGGTATCCGTACAAGGCCTCGGTCCAATCCATTGTGCCGGCTATGGCCTTCGCATAGGGATCCAGCAGCAGTTTGGCGGGATTGAACCGATGCCCGGCCTCCGGTTCGTAAGGACCATGAATGCGATAGCCGTAATGTTGGCCAGGGCGAACCTCGGGCAGGTACACATGCCAGACGTGGTTGGTGCATTCCTCGACCATGATCCGGTGGGAGTCTTCGGTGGCGCAGGAGCTGTTGAACAAGCAGAGCTCCACGGCCGTCGCATTTTCTGAAAACAGGGCGAAGTTTACCCCTTCGCCATCCCATGTGGCACCGAGAGGGTAGGGATGCCCGGGCCAAATTCGCATGCAGTAATCAGGCTCCTTGTGCGTGACGGGTGCAGAGGGGGTGCCTCTGGCGGTCGCATCGGGAGTCGTATCATACAACGAACAAGATCCGGAGGCTCAAGGGGGCGAGCGGATTGTAGCCTTACCGGCTGTTCATTGTGAGCGTCCGGTGGGGATGTTTGCCTACGATGCTAGACGTGTCGGCGCACGACGTTCCGGCCCATCAGCAGAGTTGTTTCGCAGCCTGCCGGCCTGTGTGATGAAAGTCGTGTGCGCAGTCATTACATCGGCGTGATGTGCCGTCTCGTGGCGCTCCACGAGTGCCACGGTTCGAGGATGGCGTAGGCAGTTGCGCACGCTGGATTTAGAATTAATCGAAATCTTTACTTCCTGTACGGAGAATGGCATCGTAAGGCGGTGATCGATTTATGATACTCAATATGTACTACATAACACTACGTGTTCTATCTATTGGTAGATTCGCGGAGCGTGATGGCGACGGCCCGTCCTTCTCCTGGAAATCAGAACTGATGTCCCTCCTGCTCAGGGTTCGATCGAGCTGGCGTCATTGAGGCCGGCTCAGCGTCTCGACGTGGTACGTCCGCGGTCGTTGCAAAGAATGGTTTCCCAGCACAACCATCATCGTCTGAACATTCGGGAGAAAGGCCATGTTTGATTTAGCCAACTTTACACTATCGGAACTGACAGAGAATTTGACCACCTTGCGCAAGTTTGGTCTCGGTGCCGCAAGCATGGAGGAGACGGCGAATCGAATGGTTCGCTATCTGTATGACCGGTTTCTTCTCCAAGGAACGACCCAACACGCCTGTCCTCTCGTACGACTCTTCATCACCCAGCCATTCGGCAAGTTAGACGACCAACTGAAGAGTCAGGCTCGAATGTTGCTCGGCACGGTACCGGAATCGCCGGCGCATAAGTGTCTGGTGTTGTTAGGCACTGCGGGCGATCAACCTGAGTGGAACCGCAGGCAGCAGTCGTGTGGGC from Nitrospira sp. encodes:
- a CDS encoding HDOD domain-containing protein, which gives rise to MASAQELVQSCSNVFTLPEIYYRVRDVVDNPDSTMDDLAKVLKMDPAISARVLKIVNSPLYGVPKQVDTVTRAVNLLGMQAIRDLVTATTIGRSFSGMTVQIMDLSAYWRKSVLCALMAGKIAKACGIDDSERFFIEGLLRDIGHLVLYQTIPERAQSALIEADNLGSPLAEVEQSNFGCDFTEVGAELIHSWGMPPQIEQAIRHQLCPGEAGEYALHASIVHLAGVVADHHELHPSVAPKELSFHAAALQSTRFNVSERPVLLNEAQDQLQETVALFTPLTRAA
- the glgX gene encoding glycogen debranching protein GlgX gives rise to the protein MRIWPGHPYPLGATWDGEGVNFALFSENATAVELCLFNSSCATEDSHRIMVEECTNHVWHVYLPEVRPGQHYGYRIHGPYEPEAGHRFNPAKLLLDPYAKAIAGTMDWTEALYGYQLGASEADLSRNHDDSARHMPKCVVIDQAFTWGGDQLLRTSWDRTVIYELHVKGFTAKHPEVPANLRGTYAGLATPVVIEHLQNLGVTAIELLPVHHFVRDKHLIDRGLTNYWGYNSIGFFAPDSQYATTSDRAQHVWEFKTMVKAFHSAGIEVILDVVYNHTGEGSHLGPTLSFRGIDNASYYRPMPDQPRYYLDYTGCGNTLNVRHPRVLQLIMDSLRYWVLEMHVDGFRFDLASTLARELHDVDRLSAFFDIIHQDPVLSQVKLIAEPWDLGEGGYQVGNFPAGWAEWNGRYRDTIRRYWKGDGGQVAELAYRLSGSNDLYEGDGRRPHASINFVTAHDGFTLHDLVSYNDKHNEANGEDNHDGTDDNLSWNCGVEGPTTKPSLIALREQQQRNMLATLLLSQGVPMLCGGDELGRTQHGNNNAYCQDNELSWVEWKLTKHQQTLAAFTKGLIQLRQQHPVFRRRRFFQGRRIRGAEVKDISWLRPDGKEMTDEDWAQGYVRCLGVRLAGHAIAEKDAKGKTVVDDTFLILLNAHHEPRPFTLPAHKPGVRWQPVLDTAIAPGHEKTVTLLKGGLLYDLEGRSLALLRLHEKHF